Genomic window (Streptomyces sp. NBC_00078):
GCCTCACCATGCACTCCCTGAGCGTGACCGAGATCGGCTTCTGGAGCACAAAGGAGCACCGGGGCAACGGCTATGTCACCGAGGCCGCCGTCGCCGCCTCCCGCTGGGCCTTCACCCATCTGTCGGTGGACCGGGTGGAATGGCGTGCGGAGGTCGGCAACAGAGCCTCCCGCGCGGTGGCGGAACGCGCCGGCTTCGTCGTCGAGGGCGTCCTGCGCTCCGCGATCATCCACCAGGGCGTACGCCGGGACTGCTGGGTGGGTTCGCTGCTGCCCTCGGACCTGGGCCTTGCGTCTACGGCGCCCTATCTGCCGGCGCCTGCCCCTGCACCGGGCGCCCCGTGACGAATGTGCAGGCCACCGGCGATTGTCAGTCCCGGCGCCTATCGTGCGGACCATGACGACCCCGCGCCCCATCACCGACCTCTCGGCAGACGACGCCCGCCGCATCGCCCTGCGCGCCCAGGGCTTCGTCGGCACGCCCGACCGCAGAGCCGGCGTCCGCGGCGTCCTCCGCCACCTCGGCGCGGTCCAGCTGGACACGATCTCGGTCCTGGCGCGCTCCCACGAGCTCATCGCGTACGCCCGCCTCGGCGCCGTCGGCCGCCAGACGGTGGAGAGTGTCTACTGGAAGGCCGCGTCCGACCTCCCGCACTCCTTCGAGTACTGGTCGCACGCCGCGTGCATCCTCCCCGTCGAGGAGTGGCCCCACTTCGCCTTCCGCCGCCGTGCCTACCGAAATCGCCCGCACTGGAACCACGCCCTCCCGGACGGCACCTACGACCAGGTCATCAAGCAACTCCGCGCCGAAGGCCCCCTCACGGCCACGGAGTTGGGCGGCGCCAAGCGCACCAGCGAGTGGTGGGACTGGTCCGGCACCAAGGTCGCCGTCGAGCGCGCCCTGATGTACGGCGAGGTGGTGTGCGTGGAGCGCCGCGGCTGGAAGCGGGTCTACGACCTCGCCGAGCGCGCGATCCCGGACGCACTGCTGCACGACGAGCTGGATGACACGGAGTGCCTGCGCCGGCTGGTCGGTCTGGCGGGCCGGTCCCTGGGCGTCGGCACGCGCGCGGACATCGCCGACTACCACCGCCTCAAGGGCGAGCAGGTCGACTCGGTCATCGCAGGTTCCGGCCTGGTCCCCGTCACGGTCGAGGGCTGGGGCAAGCCGGCCTGGGCCGACCCGTCGGCCTTGGATGCACTGCCACGGGGTCGCCACCGCACCACACTCCTGTCCCCGTTCGACTCACTGATCTGGGAACGGGCACGCACGGAGCGGATCTTCGGCTTCACCCACCGCCTGGAGGCCTACGTCCCCAAGCCGAAGCGGGTGTACGGCTACTTCGCCATGCCGGTGCTCGCGGGCGGCCGCCTGGTCGGCCGCGTCGACCCGGCTCGTGAGGGCCGCACGCTGGTGGCCAGGCAGGTCCACCTGGACGGCCCCAAGGCGGTCCCCGCGGTGGCTCAGGCCCTGGCGGAGGCCGCGAGCTGGGTGGACTGCACGGACGTACGGGTGGAACGGATGGAGGCGCCCGAACTGCGCGAGCCCCTGGCCAGGGAGCTCACCCGCGCACTCGGCTGAGCGTCACCGGATCTCCAGGATCTTCTCCCGCATCGCGTACACCACCGCCTCCATCCTGGAGTGCAGCTGCAGCTTCTCCAGGATGTTGCGCACATGGTTCTTCACGGTGTTCTCGGAGATGAACAACTCCTTGGCGATGTCCCGGTTGTTCATTCCCGTGGCCACGAGCTTGAGGACCTCCAGCTCGCGGTCCGTCAGCCGCGGCGCGGGGACGAGCCGGCGCTCGTCGGTCCGCTGGATCATCGACTTGAACTCGGTGAGCAGCTTCGACGCCATCGAAGGGCTGATCTGCGACTGCCCGTCGGCCACCGCGCGAATGGCGGTGGCCACCTCGTCCGTGGAGATCTCCTTGAGGAGATATCCGGTCGCACCCGCCTTGATCGCGTCGTAGAGGTCGGCCTCCTCGTCGCTGATCGTCAGCATGATGATCTTGGCGCTGGGGGCCACCTCCTTGATGGAGGTGCAGGCCTCGATCCCGCCCCGCTTGGGCATCCGCACGTCCATCAGGACGATGTCGGGCAGCAGGTCGGCGGCCTTGTCGACGGCCTCCGCGCCGTCCCCGGCCTCCCCGACGACCTGGATGTCCTCCTCGGCCGCGAGCACGATCTCCAGGCCCCGGCGGAAGAGGGCGTGGTCGTCCACGACAAGCACCCGGATCGGCTCCTTGCGTGGAACTCCCGCGTCCGGGCCCATGCCGACGACGCCGCCGTCGGCATCCTCGTCACGCATCGGTCCGAAGCTGTCCGCCATCGTTCCTCCCCCTGAAGGCTGCGGCCTGTGGTGCTGCGCCATCGCCAACCCAAGGCAACGGCCCATCGGTTGGACCGCTGCCCGCCATGATTCCATGCCCGGACGACAACGCGGTGACTGAGCGGGCTCGAAGGGGTCGCACACCGGTGCCCCTGGGGGCGCACAGGCGCTCCAGGGGCACCGGCTCAGCCGTCAGCCGCGCGGGTCAGCCGCCCAGCGTGCCGCCGGGCGCGGGAGAATGCGCCTGGGCGACCATCGGGTCGGTGCTGAGGTGAATGACGCCGTAGTCATAGGCGTGCCGCCGGTAGACGACACTCGGTTCCTTCGTCTCGGAGTCGACGAAGAGGTAGAAGTCGTGTCCGACCAGTTCCATCTCGTAGAGGGCCTGGTCGAGGGTCATCGGGGAGGCGACGTGGGTCTTCTCGCGGACGATCAGCGGGCCTTCGCCCTTGACCTCCAGCGAGCCGATCTTCTTCGTGGGCACTCCGTCCGACTCTTCCTCGTGGACGGGGTGGCCGTTCCCGTTGAGCGTCGCCGCGCCCGGGACGTGGTCGGGGACCTCGGCGGCCGAGATCCTGCGCGAGCCACGGCGAGAGAACCGCTTGTCGTGCTGTTTGCGCAGCCGGGCGTCCAGCTTCTCCGCCGCCAGGTCGAGTGCCGCGTACGGATCGCTGGCCGCAGCTTCCGCCCGGATCACCGGACCGCGGGAGCGGAGCGTGATCTCCACTCGGTCGCAACGGTCGGCCTGTCGGGGGTTGGGCTCCTTGGACACCTCGACGTCGAGGCTGATCACCTTGCCGTCGAGCTTCTGGATCTTCTCCAGCTTCAGCTTCTCGGCCACGTGCTTGCGGAACCGCTCGGGCACCTCGGTCTTGCGTCCCTTGACGACGATGTCCACGCAGAACTCCGTTCCCGGATCACTCCGCTCCAACGGCGGAGCATCTCCCTTTTGCACCAGGCTCCGGCAGCTCCGGAACCTCGGACTCGGTGACTTCCACCTCCTCCCCCGCGGGCAAGATCTCCACTCCACCACTTCGGATGATTGTGGAAAACCCGCAGCCCGGCATTCGCGTATGAGAGAGATGGCCTGCGCCTTTCCCTCACAACCGAACATATCTCGCCCGGACGGATGTCGTCACCCTCTACTGCGGCGTACCTCCGTTCAGGCGAATTGACCCTCTCATTACCTGCAACGATGCAAGTTGACAGTCAGTTCCGGTTTACTTCGAAAGAATCTGGCGATGCCGCGACCACAGCTGCGCGGATCACGTCATCCGGGCCGCCTGCACCCGCCTTTCCCGGCACGGAGTGCCTCCCGCCGATCCCTTCGTCCATTGATCCAGCCGTCTGTTCCCTTGTGCCTTCCCGGGCAGCTGCCGCGTACACGGCCGTATTTGCTTCGCCGTAGGAAATCAGCCCCGTTTCTGCTGCCCTTGCCGTGTGCACAGCGCGCGCTGCTTCCCTGAGGGACGCACCTGTCGTCATCAGGTCGTCGACGAGCACGACCGAACCACCGTGCAGCAGCCGCTCGCCACCGGGTGCCACTGCGAGCGCACCCGCCAGATTGTCCAGCCGCTGCCGGGAGTTGAGCCCCGCCTGGTCGGCCACGGCACGCCGCTGTCGCAGCACGGCGAGCACTCTGGCCGCGGTCCCTGTCCGCCGCAGCTCACTCGCCGCCGCAAGCGCGATCCGCCGCGCCGGATCGTGTCCCCGCGCGCGCACCGTCCCACGCGCCGACGGAACGGGAACGAGCAGCACGGGCCTGTCACCGCCGACGGCCACGGTGCCGGACCTGTCCGTGAGCCCCGCCCGCACAGCTCCTGCCAAAGCCGTGCCCAACGGTGCCGCGAGGGCCAGCGCGCCGCGCTCCTTGTGGGCCAGGAGCACGGCCCGGACCTCGTCGGCGTACCGAGCGGCCGCCTGCACCACGGGCAGCCCGGGCGGCTCCGGCACCGGTCGCACCCGGCTCGGTGCGGCCCCGCTCAGGGCGGCACGGCACTCAGGGCAGAGCACCGTGCGAGGCCTCCCGCAGCCTCCGCACTCGGCCGGCAGCACCAGGTCTGTGAGGTCCTGCCACTGCCACCACCCCCGCATGCCCACCACTGTGCCAATGCCCGAGCCGCTCTGCCACCCCTGTGGACAACTCCCTGTGGACAACTCGTGCCCGACGCAAACCGCCTTCGACTCAACCGCCGCGGAGGCAAACCGCCCCGGGGCAAGGGTTCACCCCGGATAGACCGGCGCCACCCCGTCCGTGACCTTCTGCCACTGCGTCCCGGCCGGCAGCCGTACGATTCCGTCCTCCGAGTACGCCACAAGCGGCAGCCCGTCGGACTCCGCCGCGGTGATCTCCTTGATCCCGCTGAGGGCCGCGGGCGCAGGCCCCTCGGGCGTGGAGCCGTCGACCTGGACGTACCGCATGGTCTGCAGTCCGCCCTGCTCGCGCCCGACCACCACGAGCCGGCTGTCCCCCGCCCACGACATGGCCGTGACGTCCTCCAACTCCGGTGACGCGGACCGCAGTCCGAGCACGGAAACCGTCGGGCGGTCCTCCGCGACCTCCTGCCGCCGCTCGATCCGTCCGATCAACAGCGACTTCTTGCCGTTCTTCGTCACCACAAGCGCTATCCGCACCCCGTCGGCAGCCACCCGGACGTTTTCGATGCGGCCGTCCAGCTCCGGGGTCTTCACCACGAGCGGCGCACCCTTGCCCTGCTCCAGCAGGAGCAGCCGAGGTTTGTCGGAGTCGCGGTCGGCCACCCAGAGGTCGCCGTTCCCGTCCCAGCTGGGCGGTGTCAGCCGGTCCTGCTCCGACTTGCCCCGGCTGGCCAGCACAGGGTCCCCGAGCGAACTACCGGACACCAGCGACGTGACGTACAGGTTCTTGCTGTCGCCACTGACAGCGGCCGCGGTGTCCTCGTCGCGTGACACGGCCACCGACCGCAGCGCCTTGCTGCCGTCGCCCAGTGCTCCGGGCACCGGAACGTCCTTGGTGGCGTTGTTGCCGACGGCTATCCGTACCAGCCGGCTCTTGTCGTCGATGAAGTACACGTAGCCGGGACGCTCCATCGAACCGCGCACGGCCACGTCGTCGATGCGGTTCTCGGCAAGCGAGCACAGCCGCGTATCACCGGACAGCAACTCGACCTGGTCCACCGCCGGGGTGAGGTTCTGCAACGTGAACAGGAGCTGGGCCGCCATCTCACTGCACTGCTTCACACCGACGCGGGCGGCCTTCTCGTTCAGTGGCACGGTCAGCTTGTTCTGGTCGTCGGGCGTCAGCGTGCCGACGCCCTTCTTCAACGCCGTACCGGTGGGGAAACTCGTCCGCACCACATGGTCGAGCCAGGTCGTGGGCCCGTTGAGCAGCGACTGCACCATCTGGGTCATGGGGTCGACGCGCCGGCGCACATACACGGGATCCCCGACGGCCGCCGTCTGCGTCGTCGTCCCGGCCGCGGCATTCGAGGCGAAGTAGTACTTGTTGACGGACATGTAGTTGCGCTGGAAGTCCGACTTGCCCATGACGACGCCCTGCGGCAGCCGGTCGATGCGCCACTGCTTGGTCTTCTTGTCGCGGGTGAGATGCACCGGCGCGTTGTAGGTCCCGCCTGCGGGCGAGTACGCCTGCTGCTCGTCCACCCTGGCGACCCTCGTGCCGGTCAGCGTGAAAGTGAGATCGTCGCTGCCCTCCCGGCCGCCCAGACGGTTGGGGTCGATACCCGGCCCGTCCGCGAGGACCGTGCTGGACAGTCCCGGCTTCCAGGTCTGCGAGGCAGTCCTGGTGAGGTACTGGCGCGCCGTCGAATAGCTCGGATCGTCACTGGTCAACGCCTCGAGGAAACCCGAGACGATGTCCGAGGGCTGGGCGTCGTCCTGGGGCGGCATGGCGAAGACCCGCACCTGGGTGTCCTGCCGCGGTGTGGAGTCGACGCCGCGCAGATCCCCGCTGTCGGGCATCGAGGCGCACCCCGCCAGCAGTACGACGCCGCAGACGCCGTACACCACCATGCGCAGCGGTCCGCGCCCGGCGCCCCCCTCGCGGTCAGCGCCCACGAAATGCCTCCCCTTGCTTCTTCGAGTCCTGCGGCGCGGTGCCAGGGGGCTTCGAGGTCTCGCTCAGTGCCCTGTCCTCGCTGGGCGTCTCGTCCTGCCGTCGCGCTCCGGAGACGGGCCGGGGCACCACGCGCGCACCGTTCCCGGGCAGTGCCGTCGGGTCGGCGGTGGGGGCCGCACCGGCCAGTCTGGAGGCTATCGGCGGTATCTGGTCGCCGGTCGGCTGCACGGGCACGGTGGCGGACTTGTCCCCGCCGCCGCGCGGCAGCCCGGCCTCGTTGAGTCCCCTGTTGCGCCGCGAGTCCCTGGGCTCCAGCGGTATCGGCGAGCCCCGCAGCGGCTCGTCCGCGGTCCGCGGCAGCGTCAGCCGGAACTGCGAGCCGCCGCCCGGCTCGCCCCATGCCTGCAGCCAGCCGCCGTGCAGCCGCGCGTCCTCCAGGGCGATGGACAGCCCGAGGCCCGTGCCGCCGGTGGTACGCGCGCGTGCCGGGTCGGCCCGCCAGAACCGGCTGAACACGCGCGTGGCCTCACCGGGCTTGAGCCCGACGCCGTAGTCGCGCACCGCGACCGCCACCGCTCCGCCCGCCGCGGCGAGCTTGACGACCACGTCCTTGCCCTCGCCGTGCTCCACGGCATTGACGACGAGGTTGCGCAGCACCCGCTCCACGCGCCGGGCATCCGCCTCCGCGACGACGGGCTGGAGGTCGCCCACCACACGTATGTGTGTGCCCTTGCGCTCGGCGAGCGGCTCGGCCCCGCTGACGACCCGCCGCACGACCTCCCTGAGGTCTATCGGCTCCGCCTCCAGCGCCGCGGCACCCGCGTCGAAGCGGCTGATCTCCAGCAGGTCCGCGAGCAGCGACTCGAAGCGGTCCAGCTGATCGGCGAGCAGCTCGGCCGACCGCGCGGTGATCGGATCGAAGTCCTCCCGCGCCTCGTGGATGACGTCCGCGGCCATCCGTACGGTCGTCAGCGGCGTCCGCAGCTCGTGCGAGACGTCCGACACGAACCGCCGCTGCATCCGCGACAGGTCTTCCAGCTGCTGGATCTTCAGCTGCAGGTTCTGCGCCATCTTGTTGAAGGCCTCACCGAGCCGTGCGATGTCGTCCTCGCCGGTGACCTTCATACGTTCCTGCAGCCGCCCGGCGGACAGCCGCTCGGCGATACCGGCCGCCATCCGCACGGGCGTCACGACCTGCCGCACCACCAGCCAGGCGATCGCCCCGAGAAGGACGACGACGAAGAGCCCCGCGGTCGCCAGCGTGCCCTTGACCAGGCTCAGCGACTTCTCCTCCTGCGTGAGCGGGAAGAGGTAGTACAGCTCGTACGGGTCGCCGTTGGGGTCGTTGATCTGCTTGCCGATGACCAGCGCCGGCTGGGAATCGTTGCTGTTGCTGTAGACGATGCGGGTGTAGCTCTGGGAGGCCGCCGTATCGTCGTTGATCCGTGAGCGCAGGTCGTCGGGAACGCTCGCAGAGGGGTCGACGTCCCCGGAGGCACGCGGCCCGCGCCCGCCGCCGCTGTTGTCGCCGGCAGGCAGGGTCACCACGTCGAAGGCGCCCTGACCACCGCTGGACAGCGAGGACACCAGTTCACTCATCCACTGGATGACGTTCTGTGAGGGACGGCCGTCCGTCGTCGTGCCGCCGTCACCGGTTCCGGCCGCCGCCTCTTCGTCGGCCTTCTGCTTGGCCACCGCGAACCCGCCGGTGGCCTGGCTCTGGGAGGCTTTCACCTTGGCGTCAAGCAGGCCGTTGCGCACCTGCCCGATCACGACGAAGCCCAGCAGCAGTACGACGCCGAGCGACATCAGCAGCGTCGTGGCGACGACCTTGAGCTGGATGTTGCGTCGCCACAGCCGCATGACGGGCAGCAGCGGGCGACGCACCCAGCGCATGAAGAGTCGCAGGACCGGGCTGCCCTGGACTCCGCCCTGCAGCAACCCGCCCTCGATCAGGCGCCTCCAGCGGGAGCCCGCCGTCTTCCGGCCGACAGGCCGCCCCGCGCGGGCCTCGCCCCGCCCGGGCGCCGAAGCGGCACTGTCGCCGGACATGTCAGCTCGGTCCTGCCTTGTAACCGACACCCCTGACGGTCACCACGATCTCCGGCCGCTCGGGGTCCTTCTCGACCTTCGAACGCAGCCGCTGAACATGCACGTTCACCAGACGGGTGTCGGCGGCGTGGCGGTAACCCCATAC
Coding sequences:
- a CDS encoding GNAT family N-acetyltransferase, whose translation is MEPVTLTTARLLLRTVGAEHTDAVYAAAQDPDIQRWTTIPSPYLPEHARSFTHELVPESWASGSMLTFGLFLPEGEELVGMLGLTMHSLSVTEIGFWSTKEHRGNGYVTEAAVAASRWAFTHLSVDRVEWRAEVGNRASRAVAERAGFVVEGVLRSAIIHQGVRRDCWVGSLLPSDLGLASTAPYLPAPAPAPGAP
- a CDS encoding winged helix-turn-helix domain-containing protein yields the protein MTTPRPITDLSADDARRIALRAQGFVGTPDRRAGVRGVLRHLGAVQLDTISVLARSHELIAYARLGAVGRQTVESVYWKAASDLPHSFEYWSHAACILPVEEWPHFAFRRRAYRNRPHWNHALPDGTYDQVIKQLRAEGPLTATELGGAKRTSEWWDWSGTKVAVERALMYGEVVCVERRGWKRVYDLAERAIPDALLHDELDDTECLRRLVGLAGRSLGVGTRADIADYHRLKGEQVDSVIAGSGLVPVTVEGWGKPAWADPSALDALPRGRHRTTLLSPFDSLIWERARTERIFGFTHRLEAYVPKPKRVYGYFAMPVLAGGRLVGRVDPAREGRTLVARQVHLDGPKAVPAVAQALAEAASWVDCTDVRVERMEAPELREPLARELTRALG
- a CDS encoding response regulator transcription factor, which produces MADSFGPMRDEDADGGVVGMGPDAGVPRKEPIRVLVVDDHALFRRGLEIVLAAEEDIQVVGEAGDGAEAVDKAADLLPDIVLMDVRMPKRGGIEACTSIKEVAPSAKIIMLTISDEEADLYDAIKAGATGYLLKEISTDEVATAIRAVADGQSQISPSMASKLLTEFKSMIQRTDERRLVPAPRLTDRELEVLKLVATGMNNRDIAKELFISENTVKNHVRNILEKLQLHSRMEAVVYAMREKILEIR
- the raiA gene encoding ribosome-associated translation inhibitor RaiA; the protein is MERSDPGTEFCVDIVVKGRKTEVPERFRKHVAEKLKLEKIQKLDGKVISLDVEVSKEPNPRQADRCDRVEITLRSRGPVIRAEAAASDPYAALDLAAEKLDARLRKQHDKRFSRRGSRRISAAEVPDHVPGAATLNGNGHPVHEEESDGVPTKKIGSLEVKGEGPLIVREKTHVASPMTLDQALYEMELVGHDFYLFVDSETKEPSVVYRRHAYDYGVIHLSTDPMVAQAHSPAPGGTLGG
- a CDS encoding ComF family protein; amino-acid sequence: MRGWWQWQDLTDLVLPAECGGCGRPRTVLCPECRAALSGAAPSRVRPVPEPPGLPVVQAAARYADEVRAVLLAHKERGALALAAPLGTALAGAVRAGLTDRSGTVAVGGDRPVLLVPVPSARGTVRARGHDPARRIALAAASELRRTGTAARVLAVLRQRRAVADQAGLNSRQRLDNLAGALAVAPGGERLLHGGSVVLVDDLMTTGASLREAARAVHTARAAETGLISYGEANTAVYAAAAREGTREQTAGSMDEGIGGRHSVPGKAGAGGPDDVIRAAVVAASPDSFEVNRN
- a CDS encoding LpqB family beta-propeller domain-containing protein, which encodes MGADREGGAGRGPLRMVVYGVCGVVLLAGCASMPDSGDLRGVDSTPRQDTQVRVFAMPPQDDAQPSDIVSGFLEALTSDDPSYSTARQYLTRTASQTWKPGLSSTVLADGPGIDPNRLGGREGSDDLTFTLTGTRVARVDEQQAYSPAGGTYNAPVHLTRDKKTKQWRIDRLPQGVVMGKSDFQRNYMSVNKYYFASNAAAGTTTQTAAVGDPVYVRRRVDPMTQMVQSLLNGPTTWLDHVVRTSFPTGTALKKGVGTLTPDDQNKLTVPLNEKAARVGVKQCSEMAAQLLFTLQNLTPAVDQVELLSGDTRLCSLAENRIDDVAVRGSMERPGYVYFIDDKSRLVRIAVGNNATKDVPVPGALGDGSKALRSVAVSRDEDTAAAVSGDSKNLYVTSLVSGSSLGDPVLASRGKSEQDRLTPPSWDGNGDLWVADRDSDKPRLLLLEQGKGAPLVVKTPELDGRIENVRVAADGVRIALVVTKNGKKSLLIGRIERRQEVAEDRPTVSVLGLRSASPELEDVTAMSWAGDSRLVVVGREQGGLQTMRYVQVDGSTPEGPAPAALSGIKEITAAESDGLPLVAYSEDGIVRLPAGTQWQKVTDGVAPVYPG
- the mtrB gene encoding MtrAB system histidine kinase MtrB; the protein is MSGDSAASAPGRGEARAGRPVGRKTAGSRWRRLIEGGLLQGGVQGSPVLRLFMRWVRRPLLPVMRLWRRNIQLKVVATTLLMSLGVVLLLGFVVIGQVRNGLLDAKVKASQSQATGGFAVAKQKADEEAAAGTGDGGTTTDGRPSQNVIQWMSELVSSLSSGGQGAFDVVTLPAGDNSGGGRGPRASGDVDPSASVPDDLRSRINDDTAASQSYTRIVYSNSNDSQPALVIGKQINDPNGDPYELYYLFPLTQEEKSLSLVKGTLATAGLFVVVLLGAIAWLVVRQVVTPVRMAAGIAERLSAGRLQERMKVTGEDDIARLGEAFNKMAQNLQLKIQQLEDLSRMQRRFVSDVSHELRTPLTTVRMAADVIHEAREDFDPITARSAELLADQLDRFESLLADLLEISRFDAGAAALEAEPIDLREVVRRVVSGAEPLAERKGTHIRVVGDLQPVVAEADARRVERVLRNLVVNAVEHGEGKDVVVKLAAAGGAVAVAVRDYGVGLKPGEATRVFSRFWRADPARARTTGGTGLGLSIALEDARLHGGWLQAWGEPGGGSQFRLTLPRTADEPLRGSPIPLEPRDSRRNRGLNEAGLPRGGGDKSATVPVQPTGDQIPPIASRLAGAAPTADPTALPGNGARVVPRPVSGARRQDETPSEDRALSETSKPPGTAPQDSKKQGEAFRGR